The DNA region GGCTACGCGCAGCTCGCCGGCAACAACGCGTTCTCCGGGTCGAACACTTTCAACGGTGCCGCCACGTTCGGTAGCACGCTCAACCAGGTGACCGGGGGAGCGAACTTCACGTGGCAGCCCTTCTACTCGAGCGCGACGAACTACAGCCTGCGGCTCACCGATTCGGGCAAGTCGGCGACGAGACTGATCGTCAACCAGGACGGCCGGGTGGGGATCGGGACGACGAGCCCGGCGTTCCCGTTGCACGTTATCGGCGACATCCGCGCGACGAACCTCAACCTCGGTACGGGGATCCTCTCGCCGTTCGCCTACGACATGTCTTCGACGAGCGACCGCACGTTCTCGTTCACCAACTCAAACGGCGGCGTCGCGAACCTCGCCGTTGAGGGGGACGTGTCGGCCGCGGGCTACCACGTCGCGACCGGCGGCTCCGCGGCAAGGGCGGGGAGCGACGCGATCGAGTCGGGCGCGTCGTCACGCACGGTTGCCACGTCGGCGGTCGGCGGCAGTTCGCTCGTCTTCGTGACGCCGGACGCGACCGGATCGGGCTGCGTTCCCGTCCCCGGCCCGATCTACGTGAGCGCACGCAACGCCGGCACGAGCTTCACGGTTGCCGTCGTGGGCGCAGCGCCGGGTGCCGGCGAGTCATACTGCTTCTCGTGGTGGGTCGTGAACTGAGACGGACCAAAGAGTCCGGATGCGTTTCATGCGAGTGACAGACATGTCTGTCATGTCTGTCACCTCGGGGCGAAGCCTCCTCCCGGCGTGAACGCGACTCAGCCGCGCGCGAGCGCGGTGAGCAGACCGGCGGTCATCGCGAAGAAGCAGTAGACGCCGAACGGCCTCAATCCGCGGCGCTTCACGAGCGCGAGCATCGCCTGGATCGCGAGCACGCCGGTGACGCCCGAGGTCAGCACTCCCAGCGCCATCGCGCCGCCGGCGCCGGACGTCCCCTCGTCGATCATGTCGGGGATCTTCACGATGACGGCCCCGATCGTGATCGGGATGGCGAGCAGGAACGAGAACCGCGCCGCGGTCTCGCGGCCGATGCCCCGCCACATGCCGGTCGCGATCGTGGTTCCCGAACGTGAGATCCCGGGGAGGATCGCCGTCGCCTGCGCCAGCCCGATGAGCCCGGCATCCATCGGGGTCAGCGATCCCTCGGACCGCGGCTCTTCCTTCCGCTGCTCGTAGGCGGACTCCGCCGAGAGCAGCGCCCAGCCGGTGACGCCGAGCAGCAGCATCGCGATCACCGGCCGCTCGAACGTGGTTTCGATGCGGGACGCGAAGATGCCGCCGAGCACGGCGCCGGGGACGGTGCCGATCACGATCAAGCCGGCGAGCCGCCGGTCCGGCTCGCGGCCGGGCCCACCGATCACGGCGCGGATGATCTCGATCACCCGCGCGCGGAAGACCCACAGCAGCGCCGCCAGCGTGCCGATGTGTGTGCTCACGATGAAGGCGAGCGACGGTTCGGGCCACCCGACGATGAACGGAACGAGCACGAGGTGGCCGTCCGACGAGACCGGAAGGAACTCGGTCAAACCCTGGACGATGCCGAGGACGAGCGCCTGGATAAGGCTCACGGCGCCGAGGGTATCAGTGCCCGATGCGAGCGCCGGACAGCGCGGTGCCGCAGGCGCAGGCGCGTTCCGACGGGATGGCCGGTGCGACCGCGAGCAATAGCTCTCGCAGCCGTTCGTTGTTGTCGGAGAACACCGACACGACCTCCTCGACGGAGACCGGCGGGACTCCCTCGACCCCCACGTCGTAGTCGGTGATCAGCGAGATGTTCCCGTAGCAGAGCTCGAGCTCGCGCGCGAGGGTCGCTTCCGGGTACTGGGTCATGTTGATGACCTCCCAGCCGGCCTCCGCGTACCAGCGCGACTCCGCCCGCGTCGAGAACCGTGGCCCTTCGATAACCACCACCGTCCCTCGCTCGTGCATCGTGATCCCGAGCGAGCGACCGCGTTCGATCGCGACGCTCCGAAGCTCCGGACAGTAGGGATCGGCGAGCGAGACGTGCGTCGTCTCGGGCCCGTCGTAGTACGTTGCGGCGCGCCCGCTGGTGCGGTCGACGAGCTGATCGCACACGACGAAGTCGCCGCGCCGCACGTGGGGCTGAAGCGAGCCGGCGGCCGCCGGAGCGATGACGCGCTGGACGCCGATCTCCTTGAACGCCCAGAGGTTGGCGCGGTAGGGGACCATATGCGGCGGGTACTCGTGCCGGCGGCCGTGGCGAGGCAGGAACGCGACGGAACGGCCCTCGATCTCTCCGACGACCAGCGGTGCCGACGGCTCCCCGTACGGCGTGTCGATCTTTACCTCTTCGAAGTTTTCGAGGAACGAGTAGAAGCCCGAACCACCGAACACGCCGACCGTTGCGCGACCCGCCATGCGCTAGCTCTTCGATCCGCCGTCGCCCTTCGAAGGCGACGCCTTCGACGAGGAACCGTCCGGCTTGGGCTTCGACTCGGAGCCCTTCGATCCCGAGCTTTTCGACTCGGAACCCTTGGATTCCGTGGGCTTCGACTCGGAGCCCTTCGATTCCGAGCTCGTCTCTTTCTTGGACTCGGCTGCGGCGGCCTTCGAGCGGGAGCTCCGGTTGTCGGTGGAGTAGAAGCCCGACCCCTTCAGCACGATGCCGACGGGATGGAAGACGCGCTTGAGTGGGCCGCCGCAGTGCTCGCAGGTGCGGAGCGGCTCGTCCGAGAAGCTCTGGACGACCTCGACGTGTCGTTCGCAGGACATACACACGTACTCGTACGTCGGCATCGCCGGGTATGGTAGCGGCTCGTCACGCCGGGCCGCAGCGGACGACTCGACGCTCGGTGATCACGATGTCCACCGGCTCGTCGGCTTCTCCGGCGGGCACCTCATCCACGAGCTGAAGATCGAAACAGAGCCCGATCCGCGGCACGGAGCGGGGGACCTCGGACAGCAACCCGTCGTAGAAGCCGCCTCCGTAGCCCAGCCGCCGGCCGCGCTCGTCGTACGCCACTCCGGGCACGAGGATCACGTCCGCGACGGCCAGATCCACCGGCGTCCTCGCGACCGGCTCGCGGATGCCGCGGTAACCGGGCGCGAGATCGCCTATCGAGCCGACCGTAGCGGCGCACAGCCGTCTCCCGTCGACGTACGGGAGGAGCAGGCGCTTCCCCGCGGCGAGCAAAGCCTCCATCGACGGGTCGGTCGGAAGCTCCGTCCCGAATGACGCGAAGCCGAGCACCGACCCTGCCCCGGCCACTTCGGGGAGCGTCGTCAGCGCAGCCGCCACGTCCCGGGCGGCGGCGGCTCGCACGCCCGGATCGAGCCGTCCCCGTCGGGAAAGCACGAGCCGGCGAACCGACGCCTTGCGTGTGGAGAGCTCGTCCTGGGTGGTCATGCGCGCCGCCCATTCTGGGGCATCTGTTGAAGAAACGTACGTTCTCATATGCCGGAGGCCGGTGCCCGGCGGGTAAAGTCTTGTGCGGAGCGAACCGAATCCTTCTAGGGGGGACGAAAGAGGCATTCCCGGCGCCGGCCGCTCCGGCACCCTTAAGGAGGAGGATGTCGCTCCGCTCGCGTCTGACGATCGCGTTCCTCGTCGTCCTCACCCTGCCTCTCATCACCGTCGTGCTCCTCCTGCGCGGCGGAGTGGACGAGGAGGTTCGTGCGCGCGCCGCGGCCGAGCTCCGGGCCGCGCATGCCGCTGCACCGGCGCTGTACCGCGCGCAGCAGGCCCGGGCGGCCGACCTCGTGCGCGGCGTTGCCGCGGGCCTCGGCCCCCGGCTCGAGCGCGTGTTCGGCGATCCCGCCGTCGCGGCGAACTTCGCGGAAGAGGCGCGCGGCTCGCTCGATATCTTGGCCGTCGTCTCCGGCGACGGAACCGTCCTCGGGTCGGCTTCCGCCGAGCCCGAGCTCCTTCCCGGCGCGGTCGCGCTTCCCGTCGCCGAAGTGGTGCGCACGCGTGCGTCGTCCCGCGCGGCCCTCGCCGAAACGGTCGTCGCCGGCAGCGCCGGCTCGCCGGGAAGTCTGGTGGGCGGCTTCTGGCTCGACGGCTCGTTCCTGTCCGCGCTCGGGGCGACCGACGTCGAAGCGATCGTCCTCGTGGATGGGGTAGTGACGGCGGCAACCGATCCTTCGATCGCGCGTGCGATCAGCCCCGACTGGGATCCATCGGGCCCCCTGCTCGAAGGCGACATCGCCGGGCGTGAGGTCGTCGCCTTCGCCGGCCCGCTCGTCGAAGGTTTGCCGCCCAGCAAGCTTTCCGTCGTGACCTACGGGAACCGCGACGCGCTGCTCGCCTCGGACCGGCCGTCGGGGGTCGCGGTGTGGGCGGTCGTCGCACTGGCGGTCATCGCCGGGGGAGTGGTCGCGTGGATGCTCTCACGTCTCTTCACGCGACCGCTGGACGACATGGCCATCGCGGCGCGGTCGCTCGCACGCGGCGGCGCCGTGGGGACGTTCGACGTCGATTCCACCGACGAGGTCGGCCGGCTCGCCTCCGCGTTCAACGAGGTGCTGGAAGGCACGCAAGCGCGGATGCTCGAGCTCGAGGAGTCCCGCGACGAGACGCGTCGCTACGTCGAGCGTCTCGGCGAAGCTCTCCGCTCCACGCACGATCTTTCGAAGCTGCTCTCCGTCGTTCTCGAGACCGCCGTCGCCGCGGTGCAGGCGCGCGCCGGCGCCGTGTGGCTTCTCGCGCCTTCCCGGGTCGAGCTTTCGCTCAAGGTCTCGCGAGGGTTCCCGCCTGAGGCGCTCGACCGACGGACGCGCGTCGGTGAGGGGCTCGCCGGTCACGTCGCGCAAGCTCGTCAGCCTGTGCTCATCCCGTCGAGCGGCGCAGCTCCGACCGCGGCGCCCTGGGAGCCGCAGGAGCCGACGATGCTCGCCGTCCCGCTCGAGAGCGAGACGCAGCTGATCGGCGTGATCTCTCTGTACGGTCGCACGCATCCCAAGCCGTTCGACGCGACCGACCTCGACACGGTGCGATCGCTTGCGCGGCAGGCCGCCGTCGGCGTCGAGAACGTCCTGCTCCACCAAGAAGCGCAGCGGCTGTCGATCACCGACGGCCTCACGAGTCTCTGGAACTACCGGTTCCTGAACATGCGGCTCGCGCAGGAGGTCGAGCGTGCGATCCGATTCAATCGTTCACTCTCGCTCCTCATGATCGACATCGACCACTTCAAGGACGTGAACGATCGGTACGGTCATCAACGGGGGGACGCCATCCTTTCCGAGCTGGCGAATCGCGTCGTGACCGAGACGCGCGCGCAGGTCGACACCGTCGCGCGGTACGGCGGCGAGGAGTTCGTTCTCCTTCTCCCGGAAACGCCGTTGGAAGGCGGACGCGTCGTCGCGGAGAAGATCCGCGGATCGATCGCGTCGAGGCCGTTCGGATCCGGCGATGAAGCGATCAGCGTCACGGTCTCGATCGGGATCGCGTGCTTCCCCCAGCACGGCGCGACCGCGCAGACGCTTCTTCGTTCCGCCGACCAAGCGCTGTACGAAGCCAAGGGGCGGGGTCGTAACGTCGTCGTGTCCTCCGATGAGCTCGATCAGGCCCCGCCGTCGCCGGTTGCCGATGACCCCGGGCAATCGTAGACTCGGCACCCCTATGTCGGTGACCAAGGCAGTCATCCCCGCCGCCGGCCTCGGCACGCGATTCCTCCCCGCGACGAAGGCGCAGCCGAAAGAGATGCTCCCTGTCGTGGACAAGCCGGCGATCCAGTACGTCGTCGAGGAAGCGGTCGCCGCGGGCTGCACCGACATCTTGATCATCACCGGCCGCGGGAAGCGTTCGATCGAGAATCATTTCGACCGCTCCTTCGAGCTCGAGTACTGGCTCGAGACGAAAGGGGACGAAGCCAAACTTGCCTCGGTTCGCGCCGTCAGCGACATGGCGGACATCCATTACATCCGTCAGAAGCAGCCGCTCGGTCTCGGCCATGCTGTGGCGACCGCCGAGCGACACGTCGGCGACCAACCGTTCGCCGTGCTGCTCGGCGACGACATCATCGGGGAGAACCTCCTCCAGAAGATGCTCGCCGTGTACGGACAATACGGGCGGAGCGTGATCGCGTTGCAGGAGGTCCCGCGAGAGGACATCCGCTTCTACGGCGCCGCCACGCCGGAGCCGGTCGAGGAGAACCTCGTCAAGGTGCTCGACATCGTCGAGAAGCCGGACCCGGCGAAGGCGCCCTCGAACCTCGCGGCGATCGGGCGCTACGTCTTTACCCCGGAGATCTTCGGTGAGCTGCGGAAGGTGCAGCCCGGGGTGGGTGGAGAGATCCAGCTGACCGACGCGATCAACTCGCTGGCGAAGCTGCAGGTCGTCTACGGCTACCTGTTCGACGGCGTTCGGTACGACATCGGCAAGAAGATCGACTACCTCCGCGCCACGGTCGAGCTGGCCGCAGAGCGTGAGGATCTGGGCGAGGAGTTCCGAGAGTTCCTCGCCGAGTTCGTAACGCGCAAGAAATTGGTGTAAAACCCTTCGTATGCACCCTTCCCCGGCGGCTTCGCGCATGCCTGGATCCGGGGTGCTTGAAACAGGAGATGGGGGTGTTACGCTCGCGATGAAGGCCGAAGGAAGGGGCTGGCCTGGGGATCGTGTTCGTCGCCGTACTCGCCCTGATCTGGGCGATGTTATTAGTCCCCTCCTTCCGCGGCCGTCTCGAGTCCTCTCCCATCGACGGCGTCCGTAGCTTCGAAAGGTCGATGGGAGTCTTGGCGAACACACGCAAAGGGAAGGCGAGCCCGCCGGGCCGTTGGATCATGGTGCCTCGTACCGAGGTCACCCAGCCCGTCCGCAGGCGAGGCCGGGTGCTCCGCCGCCGCCGTCAGAACTTCGAGCGGCTGCTGATCGCGGCCGGCGCGACCCTCATGCTCGGCTTCGTTCCGGCTCTGCGTTGGATGTGGTTCGTCCACCTCGCGATCGACGGCATCATCGGTTTCTACGTCTCCCGGCTCCTCCGCTGGAAGCGCGATGAGCTCGAGCGGCAACGGGTCGTGACGCCGCTCCCGGCCGAGATCCCGCTCGAAGAGCAGCAGCAAGCGCGCCGGACCAGCTGAGCGCCCCGAACGCCCACTCCGCGCTACGATGCCCGGCATGGTCGATCTGAACAACGTCTCCGAGCAGATCCGGAAGCGTCTGGATGCGAAGTCGGAAGCGCGCGAGAAGGGGCTTCGTGGCTCTCGCCAAGCGATCCGCGAGTGCGCGAACTCGATCCGTGCGACCCACCGGGCCGACCTCGATCTGGCGCAAGAGCTGATGGCCGCAGCGAAGAGCTCGCTCGACGGCGCTCGAAGCGCGATGAAACCGTTCCCCGACATCTACTACGCGGGATTCCTCCAGGACGCCGAGAAGGAGTACGCGGAAGCGCGCGCGACGTACGTGCTCATCAACGGGGGAGAGGTCCCGACCCCGGAGGATCTCGAGGTCGGCGACGCGCCGTACCTCAACGGACTCTCCGAAGTGATCGGTGAGCTACGCCGACACATCCTCGACATCATGCGCAAGGGAGAGCTCGAGCGCGGCGAGGAGCTGCTCGGCGCGATGGACGATATCTACTACGTCCTGGTGTCGATGGATTACCCCGACGCGATGACCGGCGGGCTGCGGCGATCGACCGACGTCGCGCGCTCGATCATGGAACGAACGCGCGGCGACCTCTCATTGACGCTGGTTCAGCAGAACATCGCCGACACGATGGCCGGGCACCGCAAAAGCTAGAGCCAGTGCGTCGGATTCACCGGCTTGGTCGCCAAGCGAACCTCGTAGTGGATGTGGGGGCCCGTGCACCAGCCGCTGCAACCCACCGCCCCGATCTTCTCGCCGGCGAGAACCCGGTCGCCCGCCTGAACGAACGCGCGCGACATGTGCGCGTAGACCGTCGCCAGAGAGTCGCCGTGGTCGATCACCGCGGCCAGACCGTAAGCGCCCATGTAGTCGACCGCCACGACGCGACCGGAAAGGCTCGCGACGATCTCGTCGCCGTAGTTCGCGCCGACGTCGATGCCGGTGTGGAACGAGCGGTAGCCCCACAGCGGGTGGATCCGCCAGCCGTACGCCGAGGTGATCCGGCGGGACTCGACCGGCCAGCGAAGGAAGTACTCGCCTTCCTCGGCAACCTCTTGGTTCTTCTGCGCTTCTTGGAGCAGTGTTGCGATCTTGGTGTCCGTACCGCTGTACGCCTTGACGATGATGTCGAAGCCGTGCTTGCGCAGCTCGTCGAGCCCGCCGAAGTCGGCGATGAGCTCGTTGATGAGCAGCTGGCGCCGGCTGAACTCAACCTGCTGATCTTCGAGCAGCTCCGTCTCTTCCTGCTCGATCTCCTTGACCTGCTTCCGAAGATCGATCGCCCTCGCTCTCGCGGCCCCGTACGCCTTGGTGGCCGCCTCCTTCTTGGCGCTCAGGTCGTGCATCACGCTGATGAAGTCGTTGAGCACGGACTCCGAGAAGACCTCGACCCGGACCATGTCGCTCACGCTCTGCGCATTGAGCATGGCGTTGACGTAGCTCCACGGCCCCCGCATGTAGAGCGACGCCGCGCTGTCGCGCGTGAGGAGCTTCTGCGCCTCGAGCGCTTCCGTTGCCGCAACGAGCGCTGCCTGGCGCCGGACCAGCTCGATCTCGGCCTTCTTAAGCTTCGTACGGACCTTGTTCAGCCGTTGCTGGATCGCGATCAGCTCGAGCTCGAGGGCGCGGAGCCGGCCTTCCACCGCGTCGCGCTTGCCGTCGAACTTGGCGAAGATCCCGTTGAGCTTGGCGTCTTCCGCGCTGGGGGACGGCTCCGGGCTTGGGCCCGCCTGAGCGGTCGCGCCGAGCGCCATGAACACGGCAAGGGCCACGGCCGTCCAGCGGCCGGGCCTGCGGACACGGTGCGTCAGCTCTCGATTCATGGGGTGACCATCATGCATAACGTTCGGGACCCCCCGCCAGGTGCGAATAGAGGAGAAAAGAACCCCACATCTGGGGTGACCAAGCACTTTCAGTCGCCCCACAGTAGGCCTCGGGACCTGCGTCCTATCCCTTGAGGGCGCGGGCGGAAGCCGCGGCCTATGGGCGAAGCGTCCCGAAGGGTCTCGTTGGCATCGCCGGCGACGACCACTTGATCGGGAAGCGCGGCGAGCGTGATCAACGCGGCACCGCGTCGATCGATCCTGCGGACCCGCGAGAAGCGGAAGCGGCGCCATGCGGAGCGCGTCGCGCAGGCGCGTTCCGTCGCTGCGCTTCACCTCGTTGAGGCAGACGACGTCGGCCTCGTGCGCGGCGATCTCCCCGGCGATCTCCGCTATCGAAGCATCCCGAGCTCCGTGGATGTTCCAGGTAAGGATGCGCAACGGCACACGTTGGCATGAAATCGGGCGCGCGGCACCGTGAGGCCCACGTAGGATCGGCCCGGTGGATGAGCCGGCGGGGGACTTCAAGCGCGACACGGCCGTCGAGGGCGGCGACGGAAGTTACCGGGCCATGCTCTCGGACGGGTGGGAGCTCTGGGGCCCGGCCGGCGGCTACGTCTCCGCGATCGCGTTGCGCGCCGCCGGCGCGCACAGCCGCTTCGCGAAGCCGGTGAGCTACTCGTGCAACTATCTCGGCGTCGCCGGGTTCGCTCCGGCCGAGATCGACGTCGTCACCCTGAACGCCGCGCGGCGCTCCGAAGTGATCCGCGTCTCGATGTCACAGGAGGGACGGCTCTTCCTCGACGCAACCGTCTGGACCGTCGACGAAGG from Actinomycetota bacterium includes:
- a CDS encoding undecaprenyl-diphosphate phosphatase, encoding MSLIQALVLGIVQGLTEFLPVSSDGHLVLVPFIVGWPEPSLAFIVSTHIGTLAALLWVFRARVIEIIRAVIGGPGREPDRRLAGLIVIGTVPGAVLGGIFASRIETTFERPVIAMLLLGVTGWALLSAESAYEQRKEEPRSEGSLTPMDAGLIGLAQATAILPGISRSGTTIATGMWRGIGRETAARFSFLLAIPITIGAVIVKIPDMIDEGTSGAGGAMALGVLTSGVTGVLAIQAMLALVKRRGLRPFGVYCFFAMTAGLLTALARG
- a CDS encoding S-methyl-5'-thioadenosine phosphorylase; the protein is MAGRATVGVFGGSGFYSFLENFEEVKIDTPYGEPSAPLVVGEIEGRSVAFLPRHGRRHEYPPHMVPYRANLWAFKEIGVQRVIAPAAAGSLQPHVRRGDFVVCDQLVDRTSGRAATYYDGPETTHVSLADPYCPELRSVAIERGRSLGITMHERGTVVVIEGPRFSTRAESRWYAEAGWEVINMTQYPEATLARELELCYGNISLITDYDVGVEGVPPVSVEEVVSVFSDNNERLRELLLAVAPAIPSERACACGTALSGARIGH
- a CDS encoding FmdB family zinc ribbon protein; translated protein: MPTYEYVCMSCERHVEVVQSFSDEPLRTCEHCGGPLKRVFHPVGIVLKGSGFYSTDNRSSRSKAAAAESKKETSSESKGSESKPTESKGSESKSSGSKGSESKPKPDGSSSKASPSKGDGGSKS
- a CDS encoding 5-formyltetrahydrofolate cyclo-ligase, whose translation is MTTQDELSTRKASVRRLVLSRRGRLDPGVRAAAARDVAAALTTLPEVAGAGSVLGFASFGTELPTDPSMEALLAAGKRLLLPYVDGRRLCAATVGSIGDLAPGYRGIREPVARTPVDLAVADVILVPGVAYDERGRRLGYGGGFYDGLLSEVPRSVPRIGLCFDLQLVDEVPAGEADEPVDIVITERRVVRCGPA
- a CDS encoding diguanylate cyclase; its protein translation is MSLRSRLTIAFLVVLTLPLITVVLLLRGGVDEEVRARAAAELRAAHAAAPALYRAQQARAADLVRGVAAGLGPRLERVFGDPAVAANFAEEARGSLDILAVVSGDGTVLGSASAEPELLPGAVALPVAEVVRTRASSRAALAETVVAGSAGSPGSLVGGFWLDGSFLSALGATDVEAIVLVDGVVTAATDPSIARAISPDWDPSGPLLEGDIAGREVVAFAGPLVEGLPPSKLSVVTYGNRDALLASDRPSGVAVWAVVALAVIAGGVVAWMLSRLFTRPLDDMAIAARSLARGGAVGTFDVDSTDEVGRLASAFNEVLEGTQARMLELEESRDETRRYVERLGEALRSTHDLSKLLSVVLETAVAAVQARAGAVWLLAPSRVELSLKVSRGFPPEALDRRTRVGEGLAGHVAQARQPVLIPSSGAAPTAAPWEPQEPTMLAVPLESETQLIGVISLYGRTHPKPFDATDLDTVRSLARQAAVGVENVLLHQEAQRLSITDGLTSLWNYRFLNMRLAQEVERAIRFNRSLSLLMIDIDHFKDVNDRYGHQRGDAILSELANRVVTETRAQVDTVARYGGEEFVLLLPETPLEGGRVVAEKIRGSIASRPFGSGDEAISVTVSIGIACFPQHGATAQTLLRSADQALYEAKGRGRNVVVSSDELDQAPPSPVADDPGQS
- the galU gene encoding UTP--glucose-1-phosphate uridylyltransferase GalU yields the protein MSVTKAVIPAAGLGTRFLPATKAQPKEMLPVVDKPAIQYVVEEAVAAGCTDILIITGRGKRSIENHFDRSFELEYWLETKGDEAKLASVRAVSDMADIHYIRQKQPLGLGHAVATAERHVGDQPFAVLLGDDIIGENLLQKMLAVYGQYGRSVIALQEVPREDIRFYGAATPEPVEENLVKVLDIVEKPDPAKAPSNLAAIGRYVFTPEIFGELRKVQPGVGGEIQLTDAINSLAKLQVVYGYLFDGVRYDIGKKIDYLRATVELAAEREDLGEEFREFLAEFVTRKKLV
- a CDS encoding haloacid dehalogenase, with the protein product MVDLNNVSEQIRKRLDAKSEAREKGLRGSRQAIRECANSIRATHRADLDLAQELMAAAKSSLDGARSAMKPFPDIYYAGFLQDAEKEYAEARATYVLINGGEVPTPEDLEVGDAPYLNGLSEVIGELRRHILDIMRKGELERGEELLGAMDDIYYVLVSMDYPDAMTGGLRRSTDVARSIMERTRGDLSLTLVQQNIADTMAGHRKS
- a CDS encoding peptidoglycan DD-metalloendopeptidase family protein, with product MNRELTHRVRRPGRWTAVALAVFMALGATAQAGPSPEPSPSAEDAKLNGIFAKFDGKRDAVEGRLRALELELIAIQQRLNKVRTKLKKAEIELVRRQAALVAATEALEAQKLLTRDSAASLYMRGPWSYVNAMLNAQSVSDMVRVEVFSESVLNDFISVMHDLSAKKEAATKAYGAARARAIDLRKQVKEIEQEETELLEDQQVEFSRRQLLINELIADFGGLDELRKHGFDIIVKAYSGTDTKIATLLQEAQKNQEVAEEGEYFLRWPVESRRITSAYGWRIHPLWGYRSFHTGIDVGANYGDEIVASLSGRVVAVDYMGAYGLAAVIDHGDSLATVYAHMSRAFVQAGDRVLAGEKIGAVGCSGWCTGPHIHYEVRLATKPVNPTHWL